From the genome of Enoplosus armatus isolate fEnoArm2 chromosome 21, fEnoArm2.hap1, whole genome shotgun sequence, one region includes:
- the cavin4b gene encoding caveolae-associated protein 4b — MTDKPGMPTGGGDDAGSIMALLERVAGLMDSVQTTQQRMEERQLELENTVKTIQTDVIKLTSDHATTSSTVDRLLEKTRKVSRHIKDVRVRVENQNLRVKKVEATQGDLLAKNKFRVVIYQGDQEVKAVSPGNEPTEPSGSTGATAEVEPDKFELPPESDEEYMVVEEADSSAASRMKKTGLTRIESFKATFSKENMSKTRENLGTKVNKFGERIVTAERREKIRQSGERLKQSGERLKETITKSVPAKLNLKKERTVAEGQEGAEGATEGAVPVPPPKGRKGSPDAAKAADDEGKAEESEVPMYDMKQLS, encoded by the exons ATGACAGACAAACCGGGCATGCCAACGGGTGGCGGAGATGATGCGGGAAGCATCATGGCGTTGCTGGAGCGTGTGGCGGGCCTCATGGACAGCGTCCAGACCACGCAGCAGCGTATGGAGGAGCgtcagctggagctggagaacaCAGTAAAGACCATTCAGACCGACGTCATCAAGCTGACCAGTGACCACGCCACCACCAGTTCCACTGTCGACCGGCTGCTGGAGAAGACGCGCAAGGTCAGCCGCCACATCAAGGACGTCAGGGTGCGTGTGGAGAACCAGAACCTCAGGGTGAAGAAGGTGGAGGCCACCCAGGGCGACCTCCTGGCCAAGAACAAGTTCAGGGTGGTCATTTATCAG GGTGACCAGGAGGTGAAAGCCGTCTCACCGGGAAACGAGCCAACAGAACCCAGCGGCAGCACCGGCGCCACAGCCGAGGTGGAACCGGACAAGTTTGAGCTCCCTCCAGAGTCGGATGAGGAGTacatggtggtggaggaggcagaCTCCTCGGCGGCCAGCCGCATGAAGAAGACGGGGCTGACGCGCATCGAGAGCTTCAAAGCCACCTTCTCCAAGGAGAACATGAGCAAGACCCGCGAGAACCTGGGCACCAAGGTCAACAAGTTCGGCGAGCGCATCGTGACGGCCGAGAGGCGCGAGAAGATCCGCCAGTCGGGCGAGAGGCTGAAGCAGTCGGGCGAGAGGCTGAAGGAGACCATCACCAAGAGCGTCCCAGCCAAGCTCAACCTGAAGAAGGAGAGGACTGTGGCGGAGGGCCAGGAAGGAGCTGAGGGCGCCACGGAGGGAGCCGTGCCCGTCCCTCCTCCCAAGGGCCGCAAGGGCAGCCCGGATGCTGCCAAGGCGGCTGACGATGAGGGCAAGGCGGAGGAGTCTGAGGTGCCGATGTACGACATGAAGCAGCTATCGTAA